The window GGCTCATTAAAAGCGTTCCATGTTGCCGGTCGTTGTAAAACTCGATCCACTTTCCAAAGGCGTCCCCAAATTTCGAAATCGTCCATGCAGCGAGTTTCTTAGGATTGGTTGATTTTGATACCTGGCGAACGTTCTTCATAATTTGCGTGTTGCCGATCAAGTTATGAACGAACAGCTCATTCGAAATTCCAAAGAATCGTTCAATCGGGGAACCGAATCGTGCTTTGGAAGGAGGCCTTTGCTTTTTGTTGATCCGGTAGGTCGCCAGAAACATCTCGAAGTGTCGGCTTCCGAATTCAGCGCCACAGTCAACGACGAGCGTCTCAGGGAGTCTGTTCCAGAGTCTGACGCATTCTCGAAGAACTTCTAGATATGATCTGTAGCTTGGTTTGAAGAAACGTTTCGTCAAGATCAACAAAGACTGTATTGTCTGAAATTAGCCAGTAGACGTCTTCAATCCTCACGGCTTCCTCTTGGAGCAGTTTGGAAAGGGAAATGCAACCATGGTGATTCAGGATCTCTACGATCCTTTCTTGACTGGAGTTGCTCTGCTTTTGAACTCTAGAATAGTAAGGCTCAAGCAGCTGTATGTTTCGCTGGAGGATATAGTTGATCTCATCTGAACTTGCAACTTCAAAGTCAAGACCGAATTCAGAAGCGTATCGAGTGGCCGCAGGTGAAATCCACTTCCCGTTTTCCTTAATGTATCGATCCGGGAATTTCTCGTTCAACTTGATCAATGATTTTTCTGTCTTTGTCTCAACCCACCCCGCAGCGGATTTCCGAAGCACAAAAAAATCCGGGGTGTAAATATGTCTATACCTTCTCCCGGAATCATCACGGTAATCCAGATAGAAACTCGGCACCTGCTCCCAGTA of the bacterium genome contains:
- a CDS encoding heteromeric transposase endonuclease subunit TnsA yields the protein MFKSNHEFQNWCKRNKLSEKAIRLIETIRSEPPSRRVGGGAGNVCGFYNRSRKMAHSVQFESHTVELPFIYKFEFDEDIIEYWEQVPSFYLDYRDDSGRRYRHIYTPDFFVLRKSAAGWVETKTEKSLIKLNEKFPDRYIKENGKWISPAATRYASEFGLDFEVASSDEINYILQRNIQLLEPYYSRVQKQSNSSQERIVEILNHHGCISLSKLLQEEAVRIEDVYWLISDNTVFVDLDETFLQTKLQIISRSSSRMRQTLEQTP